One genomic region from Oncorhynchus clarkii lewisi isolate Uvic-CL-2024 chromosome 21, UVic_Ocla_1.0, whole genome shotgun sequence encodes:
- the LOC139379385 gene encoding galactose-3-O-sulfotransferase 4, whose translation MAFKRRARRMRLGLGRYRVGPMWLWKALLVFVAIAFAGQLLGVIFNKSLQQDRSRSLFSSDGQGPPLGSCRPHSHVMFLKTHKTASSTVLNMLYRYGEERDLFFALPLGYQFGYPLPFNAHRVKGYRGPHVAEFSIMGNHMRFNKPEVEKVMPVDTFYFSIMRDPVALAESSYAYYKAVAPAFKKAKGLGDFADNPRKYYDPRLRNNHYARNLLWFDFGLDHNANFSTTLARRGEAAVRRAFKLILVSEHFDQSMVLLRHALCWPLDAIVSFSLNARQQKPSGGSSWVGKVAAAQPPALALTDDQRLKLREWNALDWHLYQAFNRSFWNEVDRFGRIRMDQEVALLRTRRDVLARACLRDGGRPVEASRIRDKTIRPFQSGLVKILGYELQPGLDNATHQSCLRMIRPEIQYKDLLDARQFPRAAPQAAQAQAPAIPAGGAYLRKDPSSQLRTGELGVGEGGGGGGTGEDRSRLSHSNNNNNNQTLLRGGGGGKGKIK comes from the exons ATGGCTTTCAAACGGAGAGCGAG gAGGATGCGGCTAGGGCTGGGGCGCTATCGGGTGGGGCCCATGTGGCTCTGGAAGGCCCTGCTGGTGTTCGTGGCCATCGCCTTCGCAGGACAGTTACTGGGGGTCATCTTCAACAAAAG CCTCCAGCAGGACAGGTCGCGGTCGCTGTTCTCATCCGACGGCCAGGGCCCGCCTCTGGGCTCCTGTCGGCCCCACAGCCACGTCATGTTTCTGAAGACCCACAAGACAGCCAGCAGCACTGTTCTCAACATGCTTTACCGATACGGAGAG GAGAGGGATCTGTTCTTCGCCCTGCCTCTGGGGTACCAGTTTGGCTACCCCCTCCCCTTCAACGCACACAGGGTCAAAGGTTATAGAGGGCCCCACGTGGCCGAGTTCAGCATTATGGGAAACCACATGCGCTTCAACAAACCAGAG GTAGAGAAGGTGATGCCAGTGGACACCTTTTACTTCTCTATCATGCGTGACCCCGTAGCGCTGGCTGAGTCGTCCTATGCCTATTACAAAGCTGTTGCCCCCGCCTTCAAGAAGGCCAAAG GCCTGGGAGACTTCGCCGACAACCCCAGGAAGTACTACGACCCCCGTCTCCGTAACAACCACTACGCCCGCAACCTGCTCTGGTTCGACTTCGGCCTGGACCACAATGCCAACTTCTCGACCACACTGGCCCGAAGAGGCGAGGCGGCCGTCCGACGCGCCTTCAAACTCATCCTGGTCTCTGAGCACTTTGACCAATCCATG gtcCTGCTGCGCCACGCCCTCTGCTGGCCGCTGGATGCCATCGTCTCCTTCAGTCTCAACGCCCGCCAGCAGAAGCCCAGCGGAGGCAGCTCCTGGGTGGGTAAAGTGGCTGCTGCGCAGCCCCCCGCCCTGGCTCTAACAGACGACCAACGTCTAAAGCTCCGCGAGTGGAACGCCCTGGACTGGCACCTCTACCAGGCATTCAACCGCTCCTTCTGGAACGAGGTGGATCGCTTCGGGAGAATTAGGATGGACCAGGAGGTCGCTCTTCTCCGTACCCGCCGGGATGTGCTGGCCCGGGCCTGCCTGAGGGATGGTGGGAGACCTGTGGAGGCCAGCCGCATCCGTGACAAGACCATCAGGCCCTTCCAGAGCGGCTTGGTGAAGATCCTGGGATATGAGCTCCAGCCTGGGCTGGACAACGCTACTCATCAGTCCTGTCTGAGGATGATCAGGCCAGAGATCCAGTATAAGGACTTGCTGGATGCCAGGCAGTTCCCCAGGGCTGCTCCACAGGCTGCCCAAGCCCAGGCCCCGGCTATCCCTGCTGGGGGAGCTTACTTGAGGAAAGACCCTTCTTCCCAACTCAGGACAGGAGAGCTGGgggtgggggaaggaggaggaggaggggggacggGGGAGGACAGGAGTCGGTTATctcatagtaataataataataataaccagaCATTgctacgaggaggaggaggagggaaagggaagaTAAAATAG